Proteins from a genomic interval of Desulfurobacterium sp. TC5-1:
- a CDS encoding proline--tRNA ligase, which produces MRFSRLFAPTLKESPADAEIPSHKLLIRAGFIRKKAAGLYDILPLGVRTLLKIEKIIREEMNSAGAQEVSLPVMHPSELWIESGRWNVYGKEMIKFKDRHERDYALGPTAEEMITDLVRKEVRSYKQLPLNLYQIGKKFRDEIRPRFGLMRCREFIMKDAYSFHVSDEDAEREYWNMYETYSRIFKRMGLNFRAVEADTGEIGGKFSHEFMVIADTGEGKLVYCEKCGYAASTEKAEQCKAVIPEDRESLFNSVEEVYTPDVKSIEDVAKFLRVKESSLAKLLVIIVEGKPYAVLLRGDREINELKLSRLLKVKDFRFATDEEVKELTGQEPGFLSPMNIKIPLIVDVSIAEMVNFYTGSGRKDYHLKNVNWGRDFPVEKFNDISEVKGGDRCPRCGAPLIEKRGIEVGHIFKLGTKYSEAMNCVFVDENGKEKPMVMGCYGIGVTRVMAAAVEQNYDEWGIIWPVAIAPFEVEVIPVNVKNSQQMEIAERIYKELVSKGIDVLMDDRDERAGFKFKDADLIGIPYQIIVGRKVSEGVVEVKIRRTGEKREVPVEQAVQEVLNLIEVEVKNL; this is translated from the coding sequence ATGCGTTTTTCAAGGCTCTTTGCACCGACTTTAAAAGAGTCACCTGCAGATGCAGAAATACCAAGTCATAAGCTTCTTATTAGAGCTGGATTTATAAGAAAAAAGGCTGCTGGCCTTTACGATATTCTTCCTCTTGGAGTTAGAACTCTTTTGAAGATTGAAAAGATAATAAGAGAGGAGATGAATAGTGCCGGTGCTCAGGAGGTTTCTCTTCCAGTAATGCATCCTTCTGAGCTGTGGATAGAGAGCGGTAGATGGAATGTTTATGGAAAAGAGATGATTAAGTTTAAAGATAGGCATGAGAGGGATTATGCCCTTGGACCAACAGCTGAAGAGATGATAACAGACCTTGTAAGGAAAGAGGTAAGGTCTTATAAGCAGCTTCCGCTTAACCTATATCAGATAGGTAAAAAGTTTAGAGATGAGATTCGTCCCCGCTTTGGTCTTATGAGATGCAGGGAATTTATCATGAAGGATGCATACTCTTTTCACGTTAGCGATGAAGATGCTGAGAGAGAATACTGGAATATGTATGAGACCTATTCAAGAATATTTAAAAGAATGGGACTTAACTTTAGAGCAGTTGAGGCTGACACGGGCGAGATAGGGGGGAAGTTTTCCCACGAATTTATGGTTATTGCAGATACGGGAGAAGGAAAACTTGTTTATTGTGAAAAGTGTGGTTACGCTGCAAGCACGGAGAAGGCGGAACAGTGCAAAGCGGTTATTCCAGAAGATAGAGAATCTCTCTTTAATTCTGTTGAGGAAGTTTACACACCTGATGTTAAGTCGATTGAGGATGTTGCAAAGTTTCTACGTGTTAAAGAATCTTCTCTTGCCAAGTTACTTGTTATTATTGTTGAAGGTAAGCCGTATGCGGTTCTCTTAAGAGGTGATAGAGAGATTAACGAACTTAAACTTTCAAGGCTTCTTAAAGTCAAAGATTTCCGGTTTGCCACTGATGAGGAAGTTAAGGAATTAACAGGGCAGGAGCCAGGATTTCTTTCACCTATGAATATAAAGATTCCTCTAATTGTTGATGTTTCTATTGCTGAGATGGTTAACTTCTATACTGGAAGTGGCAGAAAAGATTATCACCTGAAGAATGTTAACTGGGGAAGGGATTTTCCTGTTGAAAAGTTCAATGACATTTCGGAGGTTAAAGGTGGCGATAGGTGTCCCCGTTGCGGCGCGCCTCTTATTGAAAAGAGAGGTATTGAGGTGGGACACATATTTAAATTAGGCACAAAGTATAGTGAAGCTATGAATTGTGTCTTTGTAGATGAGAACGGTAAAGAGAAACCCATGGTTATGGGATGTTACGGCATAGGTGTTACAAGGGTTATGGCTGCAGCTGTTGAACAGAACTATGATGAATGGGGAATTATCTGGCCTGTCGCAATAGCACCTTTTGAGGTAGAGGTAATTCCCGTTAATGTTAAAAACAGTCAGCAGATGGAAATTGCAGAAAGAATTTATAAAGAACTTGTTTCAAAAGGCATTGATGTTCTCATGGACGATAGGGATGAGAGGGCTGGATTTAAGTTTAAAGATGCTGATTTAATAGGTATTCCTTATCAGATTATTGTCGGTAGAAAGGTGTCTGAGGGTGTTGTTGAGGTAAAAATTAGAAGAACCGGTGAAAAGAGAGAAGTACCTGTAGAACAAGCGGTTCAGGAAGTTTTAAATTTGATAGAAGTTGAAGTAAAAAATTTGTAA
- the rseP gene encoding RIP metalloprotease RseP — MVTLLAFVIALGVLITIHEAGHFAAAKFFDVEVETFSIGFGPPILKKKIGETEYVIAAIPLGGYVKMAGENPDEPVKSNRDFYAKPPWQRIVIALAGPVMNLLLAIFLFSAVYTIGRYIPTYRIKAPKVGFVPANSTLKQGDIIEEVNGKKVKTWEDFEKIVALNPDKTLKLLIKRNGKEITVNVKTEKDNETGTGFINVIPALKPIVGQVAKNSPAEKAGLKKGDIILKIDGKEIKSWEEVVNIIKSSNGKVLTITVLRNGKKLTLKVKPEYSKEYKKYIIGIVPKIDQTFVRYPFPESVKMGFKEFLSQSSLFFTFLKKLLTGGASVKSLGGPIMIAQVAGKAAKAGLSSFLYFMAFISLQLGYFNLIPLPVLDGGLILMFLIEWVRRKPLSVEFRERFQQIGFAILGFLMVLVFYNDIMRLFH; from the coding sequence ATGGTAACCCTTTTAGCTTTTGTCATAGCACTTGGAGTTCTCATCACAATCCATGAAGCAGGCCACTTCGCGGCAGCTAAATTCTTTGATGTAGAAGTTGAAACATTTTCCATAGGATTTGGCCCCCCTATACTAAAGAAAAAGATAGGCGAAACGGAATATGTCATCGCCGCAATTCCCCTTGGTGGATACGTGAAAATGGCAGGTGAAAATCCGGACGAACCTGTCAAAAGCAATAGAGATTTCTATGCAAAACCTCCCTGGCAGAGAATAGTAATAGCCCTTGCAGGTCCTGTAATGAACCTTCTCCTTGCAATATTTCTCTTTTCAGCCGTTTACACAATCGGAAGATACATTCCAACATATCGCATAAAAGCCCCAAAAGTTGGATTTGTCCCTGCAAACTCCACACTGAAGCAGGGCGACATAATAGAAGAGGTAAACGGAAAAAAGGTAAAAACGTGGGAAGACTTTGAAAAAATAGTTGCACTTAACCCTGACAAAACGCTGAAACTTCTCATTAAAAGAAATGGAAAAGAAATAACGGTAAACGTTAAAACGGAAAAGGATAACGAGACGGGAACCGGATTTATAAATGTAATTCCGGCACTAAAACCAATTGTCGGCCAGGTGGCAAAAAACAGCCCCGCCGAGAAAGCGGGACTTAAAAAAGGCGACATAATTCTGAAAATAGACGGAAAGGAAATAAAAAGCTGGGAAGAGGTCGTTAACATAATAAAATCAAGCAACGGAAAAGTTTTAACAATTACAGTTTTAAGGAATGGAAAAAAATTAACGTTAAAGGTAAAACCAGAGTACAGCAAAGAGTACAAAAAGTACATAATCGGTATCGTGCCAAAGATAGACCAGACATTTGTTCGCTATCCGTTTCCAGAATCTGTAAAGATGGGATTCAAAGAATTCCTATCACAGTCGTCTCTCTTCTTTACGTTCCTGAAAAAACTCCTCACAGGGGGAGCCTCTGTTAAGAGCCTCGGCGGTCCAATAATGATAGCTCAGGTTGCAGGAAAAGCCGCAAAGGCAGGACTATCAAGCTTTCTCTACTTTATGGCATTCATAAGTCTTCAACTTGGATACTTCAATCTCATTCCACTTCCCGTCCTTGACGGCGGTCTAATACTCATGTTCCTGATAGAGTGGGTAAGGAGAAAACCCCTATCGGTAGAATTCAGAGAAAGATTCCAGCAGATAGGATTTGCCATATTGGGATTTTTGATGGTGCTTGTTTTCTATAATGATATTATGCGGCTGTTTCACTAA
- the dnaN gene encoding DNA polymerase III subunit beta — MKIKINKEVLKEAVKKVAPAADRKGNIPILSNILLVASDNTLSLYATDLDIGIATIVNCEVIEEGNTTVNAQKLMKLVSSLSVEEVECEVEGNMFTVRTMGSRFSLATLPPDEFPQIKIKGENEVSLPSEEIDKAIRKVAYAASRDEVRYNLMGVYLNSNGERIDAVATDGHRLALYVMDASVAEFGVIIPKRTLGELKRLLKGSGEVKISTEGNQIFFEIDDTYLFSSVIEGEYPDYMAVIPEDNPLKAVVNKDEFLTALKEVSVIYERDDTQPVIMIFNPDRVKLVARRFDSIDASEEAEVEVPCEYNGEEFEIAFNVKHMVEAVGSFDSDTITISMDGPMTQVLLESSEEPQIKCVIMPMKI; from the coding sequence ATGAAGATTAAAATAAATAAGGAAGTATTAAAAGAGGCTGTGAAAAAAGTTGCGCCAGCAGCCGACAGAAAGGGCAACATTCCGATTCTTTCGAACATACTTCTTGTTGCCAGTGACAACACACTTTCTCTTTACGCAACGGATCTTGATATAGGTATAGCGACAATTGTTAACTGTGAAGTAATAGAAGAAGGTAATACTACGGTAAATGCTCAGAAACTGATGAAGCTTGTTTCAAGCCTTTCCGTTGAAGAGGTAGAGTGTGAAGTGGAAGGAAACATGTTTACAGTAAGAACAATGGGATCAAGATTTTCACTTGCCACCCTGCCGCCTGATGAGTTTCCGCAGATAAAGATAAAAGGTGAAAACGAAGTTTCATTGCCTTCGGAAGAAATTGATAAGGCTATCAGAAAGGTCGCATATGCGGCGAGCAGAGATGAGGTAAGGTACAACCTTATGGGAGTCTATCTAAATTCCAACGGTGAGAGAATAGATGCGGTTGCTACTGATGGTCATAGATTGGCCCTCTATGTTATGGATGCTTCTGTTGCAGAATTTGGTGTTATCATTCCAAAGAGAACACTTGGGGAATTAAAGAGACTTTTAAAGGGAAGTGGTGAGGTTAAGATTTCAACCGAAGGTAATCAAATATTTTTTGAAATAGATGATACTTACCTTTTCAGCTCTGTTATTGAAGGAGAGTATCCAGACTACATGGCTGTTATTCCAGAAGACAATCCGCTTAAGGCTGTGGTTAATAAGGATGAATTTTTAACGGCACTCAAAGAGGTTTCAGTCATATACGAGAGGGATGATACTCAACCTGTTATTATGATCTTTAATCCGGACAGAGTAAAACTTGTTGCAAGGCGTTTTGATTCTATAGATGCCAGTGAGGAAGCTGAGGTTGAAGTTCCCTGTGAGTACAACGGTGAGGAGTTCGAAATAGCTTTCAACGTTAAACATATGGTAGAGGCTGTTGGAAGTTTCGATAGTGATACTATCACCATTTCAATGGATGGTCCTATGACTCAGGTTTTACTTGAAAGCAGTGAAGAGCCTCAGATAAAATGTGTAATAATGCCTATGAAGATTTAA
- a CDS encoding TIGR00296 family protein: MKLLDIEKGKFLVKVARAAVETLLTKGMKLPVPENTPEELFEERGVFVTIKTHPHNQLRGCIGFPEPVMPLIEATIDAAISAATRDPRFPPMSPEELDNVTFEVTVLTPPELIEAPPEKLPEMIKVGRDGLIIRCGFTSGLLLPQVPVEWGWNEREFLSQTCIKAGMPPDCWKSPYCKIYRFQGQIFKEVEPYGKIVEENI; the protein is encoded by the coding sequence ATGAAGTTGCTTGACATTGAAAAAGGAAAATTTTTGGTAAAAGTTGCAAGAGCCGCAGTTGAAACACTCCTGACAAAAGGCATGAAACTTCCCGTTCCGGAAAACACACCTGAAGAGCTCTTTGAAGAAAGGGGTGTCTTTGTCACAATAAAAACCCACCCTCACAACCAGCTAAGAGGATGCATAGGATTTCCCGAACCTGTAATGCCGCTTATTGAAGCAACGATTGATGCAGCAATATCAGCAGCAACAAGAGACCCGAGATTTCCTCCAATGTCACCTGAAGAACTCGACAACGTTACATTTGAAGTAACCGTTTTAACGCCACCAGAACTTATAGAAGCACCACCGGAAAAACTGCCTGAAATGATAAAAGTTGGAAGGGACGGACTGATAATCAGGTGTGGTTTCACAAGCGGTCTTCTCCTGCCACAGGTACCGGTAGAGTGGGGCTGGAACGAAAGGGAATTTCTATCGCAAACCTGCATAAAAGCAGGAATGCCACCGGACTGCTGGAAAAGCCCCTACTGCAAAATTTACAGATTTCAGGGACAGATTTTCAAAGAGGTTGAACCTTACGGTAAAATTGTTGAAGAAAATATATAA
- a CDS encoding site-2 protease family protein, whose product MGDITPKIHGRLTLNPIAHIDPFGFIALLLVHFGWAKPVPVNPLLFRNVKNKRLGMLLVALAGPVANFISALLFLIFLKILTPLSIPQAVKLPLEIFLTWGTFINIGFGIFNLLPIPPLDGYRILEYFLPVETLIKIKKYEPYGMLILIAIIILPPFTSVFISMINGISMVMAKIVGINLF is encoded by the coding sequence TTGGGAGACATAACGCCGAAAATCCACGGAAGGCTCACGCTTAATCCCATAGCACACATAGACCCTTTTGGTTTCATAGCGCTTCTCTTAGTCCACTTTGGATGGGCAAAACCCGTACCTGTTAACCCTCTTTTGTTCAGAAATGTAAAGAACAAAAGGCTGGGAATGCTACTTGTAGCACTTGCAGGACCTGTGGCAAACTTCATAAGTGCACTACTATTCCTCATCTTTCTAAAAATTTTAACCCCTCTATCAATACCTCAAGCTGTGAAACTACCACTCGAAATATTTCTAACCTGGGGAACTTTCATTAATATAGGTTTCGGCATATTCAACCTGCTACCGATTCCGCCACTTGACGGATACAGAATCCTTGAATACTTCCTTCCGGTGGAAACACTAATAAAAATCAAAAAGTACGAACCTTACGGAATGCTAATTCTCATAGCAATTATCATACTCCCACCGTTTACATCTGTTTTTATATCAATGATAAACGGCATAAGTATGGTAATGGCAAAAATTGTCGGAATAAACCTATTTTAG
- the dnaA gene encoding chromosomal replication initiator protein DnaA, which produces MKAIWDKCLNDLKKSIKSHEYKAWIKDLEFVSITGNKLVIKAKDHITKELIEKRYLPAIKDVVAKNFSKPLNISIVLKGNTARVLELDLRAKKKKAENKIESNLNPKYTFENFIVGASNQFAHAAAIAVAENPGKAYNPLFIYGGVGLGKTHLMQAIGNFIKTMYPSKTVVYVTTESFMNDLIDSLRNDRMTEFREKYRTVDVLLIDDIQFISGKDRTQIEFFHTFNALHGSGKQVVLTSDRPPREIPMLTERLRSRFEWGLIADIQPPDFETRIAILRRKAEDEGIEVSDSVLKLIASRIKSNIRQLEGALLKLKAKAQLEGKPLDEELVKSALRIEPGIAQPPSNESEHLPVDEIKKVVSQVMGVTIEELDGSSRKKHIALARQVAMYLCKKFGNYSFPKIASAFNRSDHTTAMHAFNRIKELREKDTEINQIITEIESTLTRLIDTSV; this is translated from the coding sequence GTGAAGGCTATATGGGACAAGTGTTTAAATGACCTAAAAAAGTCCATCAAAAGCCATGAATACAAAGCCTGGATAAAGGATCTTGAATTTGTATCTATAACCGGCAACAAACTGGTAATCAAGGCAAAAGACCACATAACAAAAGAGCTTATAGAAAAGAGATACCTCCCCGCCATAAAAGATGTAGTTGCCAAAAATTTTAGCAAGCCCCTTAACATATCAATAGTTTTAAAGGGTAATACCGCAAGAGTCCTTGAATTAGATTTAAGGGCAAAAAAGAAAAAGGCAGAAAACAAGATAGAGTCCAACTTGAATCCCAAATACACATTCGAAAACTTTATAGTCGGTGCAAGCAACCAGTTTGCCCATGCTGCTGCGATAGCAGTAGCCGAAAATCCCGGAAAAGCCTACAACCCGCTCTTTATATATGGAGGTGTGGGGCTGGGAAAAACTCATCTTATGCAGGCAATAGGAAACTTCATAAAAACGATGTATCCATCAAAAACGGTTGTTTACGTTACTACGGAAAGCTTCATGAACGACCTCATAGATTCGCTGAGAAACGACAGAATGACAGAATTCAGAGAAAAGTACAGAACCGTTGATGTTCTTCTCATTGACGACATCCAGTTCATAAGCGGTAAAGACAGGACTCAGATTGAGTTTTTCCATACATTCAACGCGCTTCACGGCTCAGGAAAACAAGTTGTTCTGACAAGCGATAGACCACCAAGAGAAATCCCGATGCTTACAGAAAGACTTAGAAGCCGTTTCGAATGGGGATTGATCGCTGATATACAGCCACCAGACTTTGAAACGAGAATAGCAATCCTGAGGCGTAAAGCGGAAGATGAGGGAATCGAAGTTTCAGATTCAGTCCTCAAGCTCATAGCAAGCAGAATAAAATCAAACATCAGACAGCTGGAAGGGGCATTACTGAAACTTAAAGCTAAAGCTCAACTCGAAGGAAAGCCTCTTGACGAAGAATTGGTGAAAAGTGCACTAAGAATAGAACCCGGAATAGCTCAACCACCGTCAAACGAGTCTGAACACCTACCTGTTGATGAGATTAAAAAAGTCGTATCTCAGGTTATGGGTGTAACCATTGAAGAACTTGACGGAAGCTCAAGAAAAAAACACATAGCATTAGCAAGGCAAGTTGCCATGTACCTGTGTAAGAAATTTGGGAACTATTCATTTCCAAAGATTGCATCAGCTTTTAACAGAAGTGACCACACAACTGCCATGCACGCGTTTAACAGGATAAAAGAGCTAAGAGAAAAAGACACAGAAATTAATCAAATTATTACAGAGATCGAGAGTACGCTAACGCGCTTGATAGATACATCGGTGTAA
- a CDS encoding glycosyltransferase family 4 protein — protein sequence MKIIHVDTEKGWRGGEQQLFYLLKGLNKKNVNQAVACVKGEELWKRCKKSGIKTVDLTGNQIKDIFILGTEGKWADIIHAHNAKGHNISVASKPIHRKKVIYTRRVDYPVKNNFLTKFKYRNTDKIISITKTVQKILEESGIKSEVIYSSVEKDINNKIDTKKVTQIKKSFKNNILIGNVGALTEQKNQFLFIDMANLISKQIKNSFFPIIGSGKLLNQLKKYAKDREISDRIKFLGFKEDILNYIKALDVFVLTSNNEGLGSTILQAMMLEVPVVATDAGGVREVVINGKTGLLVPKNNPKALSTAVIRILRDEKLRKSLIINARKFVNENFTVDKMVNAYFQLYGEVIE from the coding sequence ATGAAAATTATCCACGTTGATACAGAAAAAGGCTGGAGAGGTGGAGAACAGCAGCTTTTCTACCTACTAAAAGGCCTAAACAAAAAGAATGTTAATCAAGCCGTTGCATGTGTAAAAGGTGAAGAACTGTGGAAAAGATGTAAAAAATCGGGAATAAAAACGGTAGATTTAACCGGCAACCAGATAAAAGATATATTTATCCTTGGAACAGAAGGAAAATGGGCAGATATAATACATGCACACAACGCAAAGGGACACAACATATCAGTAGCTTCGAAACCAATTCATAGAAAAAAAGTCATATACACAAGACGGGTAGATTACCCTGTTAAAAACAATTTTTTAACAAAATTTAAATACCGTAACACTGATAAAATCATATCTATAACAAAAACTGTACAAAAAATATTGGAAGAATCCGGAATAAAATCAGAAGTAATCTATAGTAGTGTAGAAAAGGATATCAATAATAAAATAGATACAAAGAAAGTAACACAAATAAAGAAATCTTTCAAAAATAATATACTTATAGGAAATGTTGGTGCTTTAACTGAACAAAAAAACCAGTTTTTATTTATAGACATGGCTAATCTAATTTCAAAACAAATTAAAAACTCATTTTTCCCGATTATAGGAAGTGGAAAATTACTAAATCAGCTCAAAAAGTATGCTAAAGATAGAGAAATATCAGACAGAATAAAATTTTTAGGATTTAAAGAAGATATTTTGAACTATATAAAAGCACTTGATGTATTTGTCCTGACATCAAACAACGAAGGCCTTGGAAGTACTATTCTTCAAGCTATGATGTTAGAAGTTCCTGTTGTTGCGACAGACGCGGGAGGCGTAAGAGAGGTCGTAATTAACGGGAAAACGGGACTTTTGGTTCCCAAAAACAATCCTAAGGCACTTTCTACCGCTGTTATAAGGATTTTAAGGGATGAAAAATTGAGAAAAAGCCTTATAATTAACGCCCGCAAATTCGTTAACGAAAACTTCACAGTTGATAAAATGGTAAATGCATATTTCCAGCTCTACGGGGAGGTAATAGAGTGA
- a CDS encoding serpin family protein — MKKIIAALIALSSLFPFSAKGMESFNLKQSVNRFSINLFNVTNKAKNSFLSPYSIYLAFGPIYEGAAGKTEEELKIGFEYPEKCKLRKAVLKELKEKIKTPLKIFNGLYVERRYNFLRSYINIVKTYYLSEVKKVDFIDSEKRYLAIKLINNDVKNATEGKIKDLIHPSDVNRLTRLININAIYFKDSWKKPFNKNNTKKRPFFTGNKTISVPTMETTGYFKIYKSQDVKAVSIPYRSGFDMTIIVPQKNFNLTLENYRKIKRAMKRKFIKLYLPKFHIKERLYLKKYLVKLHVVLPFTWKANFKNMDGTKNLYIQKAIHQTFIDVNENGTEAAAATAVIVGLKCIPPEPGKVFRVDRPFIFTISDKKGTILFIGSVRNPEEKE, encoded by the coding sequence ATGAAAAAAATCATCGCTGCACTGATTGCACTATCATCGCTTTTCCCGTTTTCAGCAAAAGGAATGGAAAGCTTCAACCTGAAACAGTCTGTAAACAGATTTTCAATAAACCTTTTTAACGTAACAAACAAAGCAAAAAACAGCTTTTTATCACCCTACAGCATATACCTTGCGTTTGGCCCCATATATGAAGGAGCTGCCGGAAAAACAGAGGAAGAATTGAAAATCGGCTTTGAATATCCAGAGAAGTGCAAACTCAGAAAAGCTGTGCTGAAAGAACTTAAAGAAAAAATAAAAACGCCCCTTAAAATTTTCAACGGTCTCTATGTTGAAAGAAGGTACAATTTTCTCAGAAGCTACATAAACATCGTAAAAACTTACTACCTATCAGAGGTTAAAAAAGTTGACTTCATAGATTCTGAAAAGAGATATCTGGCTATAAAGCTTATAAACAACGACGTGAAAAACGCAACAGAAGGAAAGATAAAAGATCTCATACACCCGAGCGATGTTAACAGGCTTACAAGACTCATAAACATTAACGCCATCTACTTCAAAGACAGCTGGAAGAAACCTTTCAACAAAAACAACACGAAAAAAAGGCCATTTTTTACCGGTAATAAAACAATTTCTGTCCCAACGATGGAAACAACCGGTTACTTCAAGATATACAAATCTCAAGACGTAAAAGCCGTTTCAATACCGTACAGAAGTGGATTTGATATGACAATTATCGTTCCTCAAAAAAATTTCAATCTAACGCTGGAAAACTACAGAAAAATCAAAAGAGCAATGAAAAGGAAATTTATTAAACTCTATCTCCCAAAGTTTCACATAAAAGAGAGACTTTACCTGAAAAAGTACCTTGTAAAACTTCACGTAGTACTACCCTTCACATGGAAAGCGAACTTTAAAAATATGGATGGAACAAAAAATCTTTACATCCAGAAAGCAATCCACCAGACGTTCATAGATGTTAACGAAAATGGAACAGAAGCAGCCGCAGCAACAGCCGTAATTGTTGGATTAAAGTGCATTCCACCGGAGCCAGGAAAAGTGTTCAGAGTAGATAGACCTTTTATTTTCACCATAAGCGACAAAAAAGGCACTATTTTATTTATAGGAAGCGTCCGTAATCCGGAGGAAAAAGAATGA
- a CDS encoding thymidine phosphorylase yields the protein MVFKEIIKKKRDGEILTEKEIREAVKQYTNGEIPDYQMAALLMAIFFKGMTDKETLYLTDAMLKSGETINISCNGTIVDKHSTGGIGDKVSLIIAPVLAEMGFKAVLLSGRALGFTGGTADKLESTGMKVTLSKAEIEEVTEKFGFSISCQTDTIAPADRKIYALRDATSTVESIPLIVSSILSKKLSVNTEAIVFDVKVGTGAFMKTMERARALANGLVNVSKLYGKRAGALITDMNQPLGRTAGNAIEVIESLNALSGDISGDLLEVVTSLSGVLYEITETGSFKEGKGKAEEIILSGKALNRFAEWIEYLGGTTELKISKKRALVKAQESGYITEIDGEKLGFLIIEMGGGRRKAGEEIDHSVGLRFFKKIGDYVKRGEPVGEIIYNRGNVEEFKASFLQAIKFGNEKRNVNIIKERI from the coding sequence ATGGTATTTAAAGAGATAATAAAGAAAAAGAGAGACGGTGAAATCTTAACAGAAAAAGAGATAAGAGAGGCTGTAAAGCAGTACACGAACGGTGAAATTCCTGACTACCAGATGGCCGCCCTCCTAATGGCAATCTTTTTCAAAGGAATGACAGACAAAGAGACCCTTTACCTTACAGACGCAATGCTTAAAAGTGGTGAGACGATCAATATAAGCTGCAACGGAACAATCGTTGATAAACACAGCACAGGCGGTATAGGTGACAAGGTATCCCTTATAATAGCACCGGTTTTAGCAGAAATGGGATTTAAAGCTGTCTTACTATCCGGAAGAGCTTTAGGATTTACAGGAGGAACAGCGGACAAGTTAGAAAGTACTGGAATGAAAGTAACACTCTCAAAAGCAGAAATAGAAGAAGTCACGGAAAAATTCGGTTTTTCAATATCCTGTCAGACAGATACAATAGCACCGGCAGACAGAAAGATATACGCATTGAGAGATGCTACCTCAACGGTTGAAAGTATTCCCCTAATAGTATCAAGCATATTAAGCAAAAAACTCTCTGTCAACACGGAAGCAATAGTCTTCGACGTGAAAGTGGGCACCGGTGCATTTATGAAAACGATGGAAAGAGCACGAGCCCTTGCAAATGGCCTTGTAAACGTATCAAAACTCTACGGAAAGAGAGCAGGAGCACTTATAACCGACATGAACCAGCCCCTTGGAAGAACGGCAGGAAACGCAATAGAAGTGATAGAGTCTCTGAATGCACTATCGGGAGATATATCTGGCGACCTTTTAGAGGTCGTAACCTCTCTAAGCGGTGTTCTGTACGAAATAACAGAGACCGGCAGCTTCAAAGAGGGAAAAGGAAAAGCCGAAGAAATCATACTTTCAGGAAAAGCCCTTAATCGATTTGCAGAGTGGATAGAGTACTTGGGCGGAACAACAGAACTCAAAATCTCAAAAAAAAGAGCTCTTGTTAAAGCTCAAGAAAGCGGCTACATAACTGAGATAGACGGGGAAAAATTGGGATTTCTGATAATAGAAATGGGTGGAGGAAGAAGGAAAGCCGGAGAAGAAATAGACCACTCAGTAGGTCTGAGATTTTTCAAAAAAATAGGTGACTACGTTAAGAGGGGAGAACCTGTAGGTGAAATAATCTATAACAGGGGAAATGTAGAAGAATTTAAAGCTTCGTTTTTACAGGCAATCAAATTTGGAAACGAAAAAAGAAACGTTAATATAATAAAAGAGCGGATATAA
- the pgsA gene encoding CDP-diacylglycerol--glycerol-3-phosphate 3-phosphatidyltransferase — translation MSSIPNTLTFLRILFIPFIVFFIVDGMYMVSFVLFIISSLTDFLDGYLARRMASVTNFGKLLDPVADKILTSSVLIALTYKHLCDPFSVTAIVAREEAVTGLRAIAASKGKVLPAGSFGKLKTVFIMVSILLLLSGFKRYGEILLMVSAFVAIYSGAIYFYNFFRLSGEENG, via the coding sequence ATGAGTAGCATTCCTAATACGCTTACCTTTTTGAGAATACTCTTTATTCCGTTTATAGTTTTCTTTATTGTTGACGGAATGTATATGGTCTCTTTTGTTCTTTTTATAATTTCCTCCCTTACAGATTTTTTAGATGGCTATCTTGCAAGGCGCATGGCAAGCGTTACGAACTTTGGAAAGCTTTTAGATCCTGTTGCGGATAAAATTCTTACATCGTCTGTTTTGATTGCTTTGACCTACAAGCATCTGTGTGATCCATTTTCCGTTACAGCGATAGTTGCAAGGGAAGAAGCAGTTACGGGATTAAGGGCAATTGCGGCTTCAAAGGGAAAGGTTCTTCCTGCTGGAAGTTTTGGGAAGTTGAAAACCGTGTTTATAATGGTTTCTATTCTGCTTCTCCTTTCTGGTTTTAAGCGTTACGGAGAAATTCTTTTAATGGTTTCAGCTTTTGTTGCTATTTACTCTGGTGCAATCTACTTCTATAACTTTTTTAGATTAAGTGGAGAAGAAAATGGATAG